The sequence below is a genomic window from Mus musculus strain C57BL/6J chromosome 4, GRCm38.p6 C57BL/6J.
TGCTGACCAAGGGTGAAGGTGGGGATGTGGCCAGAGCACTGCTAATTACCACGCCCTCCTGTGCTTGGGCCTCCCATCAGGGTCAGGATGGCCTCCCTCACAGGGGTGTTATGGGAAGATGAGCTGGGTGGCATAATGAAATCTTAGGATGAGAACCGGGTTTCTGTGTGTTAGAAAGCAGTGTGTGCTAACATGTGTCCAAAAAAACATTCTGCCAGCTCGCaagtaatttatttttagattttatggcttaattttgttgttgttgttgttgttctatataCCAAAGAGGCTTACGGGTTTGCCAGTTACAGTGTGAGGCCAGTTAGTTGGCTCGGAAGCCGCCAGCCTTCGGGACCTGAGGCTTGCAGGCTCCGTGGCAGCCATGGCTGTTGTCCACACCAAACTGCCCAGGAATAAGTATGGTGATATGAGTGGAGACAGTCCACACTTCCCATAGCCAGTCCCACTCGCTAGGCTGCAAACGGGAGGAAATGGATTTGTGGCATCATCCCCAGCTCTTTATCAGTGCATCTAAACTGAGCTGGCTCCAGCCTCCTAGTCCCCTTGAGGGCCGTGAAGTTGTCTTTTTGATGGATGGGGAGTGGCTAATGGCAGCCCTTGGCATTGCGGGCAGTAAGGCAAAATGTTGGCATTGGATGTTACCCTCCACCtgccagaggccagagagagggAGCCCAGGCCTTGGGACTCTTGGTGAGATGCTGGATTGCATCCTAGGAGACGGGAGGCTACGTTCCAGGGATGTGGGTGGAGGAAGATCAGGCCACCCTTCTGACATTCCCAGGATGGCAGTCAGCATTTCACCAGGGACTATGAGCATCATCCCGGCAGGATCTGGCAGGTGGCTGTTCTCTGCTGCCGTGGACTGGAGATTATTTTACCTCTATGGATGTAGCCGTAACCGGGGGCAGCAGAATTGGCTTGCCGAGGCTTTCAGGTATTATAAGGGCAGCCATGTCCTAGGGTTTCCACAGATGGAGGAGTTGTCAGGAGATTGGTTTGTCTGCTTGCAGGCTTCGGAGTGGAGGTTTCTGTGTGGAGAGCCGGTACCTTACAGAAAATAGGCGACTTGGCAGTCATGGGGCAGGGAGCATTCAGGAGGCCCTGTGGCTGCTACAAGCCGGTGTGGCAGGGCAGAAAGCTTAACAGCGGTGTCCTTGGTGGGAGCTGCTGCTTGGACCTAGGGTGTCTGTCGCCTTACCAATTCTTCCCACTTAGTTGCTAACTTGGGGCCACTCAGCCTGAGGGCTCAGCCAAAGCTCCTGGGTTGCCTCCTCTGCATTCTCCCCTGCCTTAGGTATCTGCTGCGGCAAGGTAGAGCCCTCAGCCTCCCGATGGGCAGGGCAGGCAGCTGCGTGGCTGTGAAGCTTGTCCCTCACTGTCCTGAGAGGAGGCAGCCTGTCTGACCCACTGCAAGGAGGACTATGGAGTGATCACTGTACTCTTCTTTTTACATACagaaatgtttatttaaatatattaaattggATTTTCTTTCACAGATACTGAATATTCTTTCTAATTCTTAAATAAAACTGTACTTGGTTTCACTATGAGGAGTCCTGTATCAGGTGTCCTGCATGTCGGgtgtttacattattattcatagcagtagcaacattacagctatgaagtagtaatgaagtaatttcatggttgggggtccccacaccaggggaactgtattagagggtcacagaattaggaaggttgagaaccgctgtgcTCAGAAGAGAGCCGGATAGGCAAAATGCAGATGATTTGATGCTGGTGGTGAGGAACCCTCTAGATGCGATTATCGGGTATAGTTCTACATCTGAGTTcgttctttccttctgccatgtcactccaggttgtcaggcttggtagcaagccccTTTAGaccctgagccagctctccacccCTCATCTCCGGCTTCCAACTTGGGTCTGAGGTGGTCTTGGTTCTTTAGTGAAGGCCCTTCGGGGAGGCTGCTCAGGGACCAGCTGCTTCCATTGGGCTCAGAGGCCTTGTCTCTCTTCTCAGTGGTGCATCCTGGATCTGTCCTGAAGAACAGTTTGACATGAGCCGAGTGACCCCGCCTGCCCTCCCCCATCACTTCACTGCACCCAGCTTTCATAATGGGCACCCACGGAGGCGGTAACATGCCTGCCCCTTGAGATCCTTGCCGCCTGCAGTGAGTCACCCCAGGTCATGGCTGCTGGCAGCTCAAACACCAGGGCAGCTAAGCATTTCAGCAGCTCAGTCTGGTGGGGCCTACGGCCTGGGGCTGCCCTCCAGCACATCGGTCCTGTGCAGAAGCGGGAGAGGGAGACCCTCTGCCTTCCACAGTTTCAGACAGCCCTGAGTACAAGGGCTTAACGCTTGTCTGTTTCTGCTTTACTGTTTTGGTCTGGAGTTCTCATATTGCAGTATAGCCCCAACTGGCCTACTTCtccaagtagcccaggctagctttaagCCCTTGCAGTCTCCATCTCTCTAGTGCAGCGGTTAAGCATgcgggtgtatatgtgtgtgctcatgtgttaCATGTTACATACAGGTATTGCTCCTCAGGCCCCAGCCACACTGAGGGCCAGGGCAAGACAGTCTCTCACCAGGTAGGCAGGCTGTGatggtggccagcaagccccagggttcCTCCAGTCTCCAGTGCTGAAATGatagctttttggttttgtttgttttgaggcaaggccccactgtgtggccctggcttttctggcggtatatatatatatttttttcctatttatttatttatttattttaacgtttcctggcctcaagctcacaaagattctcctgcctctgcctctggcggtatatatatattttttcctatttatttatttatttatttaacgtttcctggcctcaagctcacaaagATTCTCCTGccgctgcctcctgagttctgggactaaaggtgtgcgctgcCACTGTCTACACACTCAGCAATTTTTAATGTCGTTGAGGGTCAAGTGTTtattcctgagccatctccccagcacgtTTCTGTTTTACAACCTAggtcttttctctctcctgtacATTCACAGGGAATGGCTCCAGCTGCTCGAGGTCCTTCCTAGTTCTCACACAGTGTTCTGGGAGCAGCCAGCTGGCACTGCAGGTGATCCTGCGTGTCTGATGGTTTCCAGGAGCTATGCTGGCTTTCAGCACGCAAACCTTGTTTGTCCCAAAGTCTGCCTCTCGCCAGATCACTTACTCCAGCGCAGGCTGGAAAGAACCTGCCTTACCTGCCTGGGGTCTCGTCATACATGTTCTGCCCGTGCTCCGCGTGCTCATCCACAGGTACCTGGAACCTGGGTAAGAGAAACCATACAGGCTGCGTAAGAGCGGCGAAGCCCCAGCTGGTGGCCTCTTCCTCACACTGCACCCAGGCCGTGAGGCAGAAGACTGTCCAGGGCACACTAACGCCTCTCTCTTGGTCTGCAAAGATTTACCAAGGCTCAGAGGTTTGTTGGAGCCACCAGCTGCAGCAGCAGGCAAGCCCTGGTCAGGCCTGGGTCCCACAATCTATCTGGTGGTCAGGGAAGACACCTCAGGACCAAGGAAACAGTGGGCCAGGTGATGTGGAATGAGGACGCGCCAGCCTGCCTTAGCTGGCAATGTGGGGAATCAGGCCCTACGTGACAGCCTGGAACACAGACCTTTCGGGGAGAGGTCCAGATGTGGAAGCTAGTGCAGATGctctgtgtgtacgtgtgtgtgtgtggggggggagctgAAAGGCCACTGTGGCCTGATAGCGGTGGGCAGAGGGGCCTGGAGACCTGCCGTACCCTGTTGAGATGGAAATTGTAGACTTTAATTGTGACTGTGGGGCAGCTTGAAGAGCACAGGAGGGTTGACTCAGGTCACAGCGAGGGACAGTGAACGGGCTGGAATGGAGAGTTCAGCCTGGGCCTCAGTGTGGGTTAGAATGGGAGCAAGCAGCTAGGTGTCGTGGCTCACACCTTccatcctaacacttgggaggcagaggcaggtggctctccgagttagaggccagtccggtttatagagtgagttccaggacagtggagGCTACACATGAAATCTTGTCTGGTAAAACAAGCCAACCAAAGTACAGAAAGGAAAAGGCACAGGTGAGACCTGGAATCAGGCCGGCCCCAGGCTTTGACCACATGCGATACCATTGGCCATCATAAGGAGCTGGATGTGGTGGGGGCGATGCCCAGACTTCTATTGGCCACTACTGAGCTAAAGAGCCTTGGACACCCTCACAGAGACACCAAGAACGATGTAACTGGAAGTGAGTCTGGGGCACAGGAATGCTAGGGTGCACGAGGGGTGTCTATGTCACTTTAGTGGGACAGCTCACTATGGTGTACATGCTTGGATCATCCAGTGTCAGGTTCAGTCCATAGTGTgagcgtgcatgtgcacacgggaggggaggggagaggaggggagcagggcatgagTGGGGTCACCTAGGAAGAGTGGAAGATAAGGAATGCCTGGGATGAGCCACCATTTCCAGCAGTGGACTGAGGAGGGGAGCAGCCAGGAGCCAGGAGATGGCTACCCACAGGGAAAAGATGTATAAAGGAAGCACGGCTGAGATTgccgagacagacagacagagagtcagagacagacccagctccagggaaggaaactagaaaaggactAAAATCTAAAGGGCATTTCAAGAACAAAATGACCCATGGGCCCCCTGCAGCCATCGGAGGTGTCCCTCTGATGCACCCTGCAGGCCTAGAGCTGCATAGATGACCCAGGGTCACCTGCAACATAGAAAACAAGCACCTGGACAAAGACTAATTCAGAGGAAGCAGGCCTTAGCCACAAGCTTCCTGAAGAAGAAATCTCGAAGCTTTCTACTCAAGCCTCAAGTGGCAAGAGTCTCCCCAGTAAATGGCAGTCACTAGGAACAGTGTACGGAAGGGAACTTGCAGGTCAGAGGGGTCCTGCTGCCATGCTGGAGGGCCTGTttgaatcccagaacccacaggaatGACTCCTGctcattttccctttcttccacACACGCTCTTTAGCACACGTGTGTGCCTatgaatacacataaaatattaaactttttggagatagggtctcactatttaatcctggctggcctgcaaTTTGCCATGTcgatagaccaggttggcctcaaactcatagagatccctttgcctctgcctcctggctggatTCTGGCACTAAAGGTGCACAAGCACCAGAAACAGCAGAAAAGGGAACGAAAAACCAAAATGAGCaagaagacagaagcagctgtCCAGGAAGGACATAAAACCTACAGGGTAAAAAGATGACAGGGAAGGCCAGTGTCCCATCCAAAGGAGAACCAGCCAAGTTGGCACCAAACCCCAAAGCAAAAGATGTGGACTTCCAGACTGAGAGGAAACAGTGGCTGGAATCACTTCACCCTGGGAAATTTCAAGACACAAGCAAGACAGGTCTGTGGGCTTCCGAGAAAAGTAAGGTCACGGTGCTTGGTTAGGAATCAGAAGAGCTCAGCCAGCCCGTTAACACGGCAGGTCCTGCACCAGGTCTGCTCAGTTAACACTTTTTAGGAGTTTTTCCTTGTCTCATTTGAGAAGTCTGCCTGTGTGGGTGAGGCTAGCCTCAGGCTCAAggcaatcctgcctcagcctatatAGGATGTACCACCACTTCTTAGGCAGACCTTTGCAGATTCTAATACTTGGTTTGCCAGAACCTGCCAGCCTAGCCTGCTGGCTTCCCCACTGGCATCTTTCCCATATATCCTCACCTGGGCTCCAGTCGCTCCTTCACCCTGGCAATGGAGCGTATGTAGGGCGTGATCTGCTTGGTGACAATGGTGAGATaggcattctcctgcctcagctggagAAGGTCTCGGAGCTGGGCTGTAAGGTCAAGGCCAGAGTGTTGGCCCTGGGTGTTGATTCTTGCTCCCAAGCTTGGTACCACTTAGAGACGCTAACTTAAAAGTGACATCTGTGATCCGAAGGAGCAGCGTGTGGTGTGGACATTCCACTCGCTGGGTCCCAACCCCAGATGCAGGTGTAAGGCCAAAACACTGGGCAAGAACAAGGGGGTGTGCGTGAACCGTTAGTGGCTGACTGGCCCCTCCCCTGCGCCCATGCAGATTAACAGTGAGCACCGCTGCCAGGGACCTTCATAGATCTCCTGCTGGGTAGCTACTCGCTGGTAGGAGTCCTCCCAAATCTGAAAGAGAAGGGCGGAGTGCTGGTTGAGGTTGGGAAGAGACATTTCGTGGCTGGTGTTTCTGCTTTGGGAGCCACACAGCCACAAGGACACACCAAGCCGGTCGGCATATTTCTCAGAAACAAAGCCTCCATCCACAGAGTTCCCAACATGAGGGTCTGGCAAGGTACCATACCAGGTACTCTCCCCGCTTCCTGCCCTGTGCCTTCTGTAGCCAAGGCTAGATTGAGCTCCTAGGAGAGGTTACCTCCTGGAAGATGGCTCTCCTGCCTTCCAAGGAGGCATACTCAGAAGCGATCTGCGTGTCCAGCAGCAGGGACCTGCGCAGGATATCCCCCATGATCTCCGCCTTGATGAGGGAGTGGTGCTTCGTGAGGTCTCGGTGCAGTTCCTGGACCTGGTCCTTCAGGTTCTGCACCTCCACCTGCAGACCCTGTGGCCAGAGATGGGAGGGGGCGTGGATACTGCTGGGTCCTCCGGTGGAGGAGTGACTTCCAGCCAGACAACTAGATCTTAACGAAGAAGGGGTGGGGCCTCACAACCCTGCCTTTGCCCAGCCCCCTCACCCGATAGGAATCCTCGTAATGGCGGCAGTGCTCTGTGAAGGGTGTGTCCTCGCCTTCGGCCAGGAGCACCTTTGTGCTAATGAAACGGTGTGGCGAGGGTTTCTGGACAGGTGACCCTGACATCTTTCCCACCGGAGAGGGACAGCTGGGTGTCTTCAGCACCATGGGACTTGAGCCCCCTGACAACCTGCGGAGAAAGCCAGTGTACATAAGGGGGAGGGTTGGTCTTCTCATCTGACTCCCTTGGCTGCTCAAGGAGCCACTGGCCCCTACACCCAACCTGCAGGATGGAACTCCTGGAAGCTCTCAAGGGCACCTGGCAAGGCCAAAAAAAGAGCAACTAGACGATTTGGTGGTTTCTAAAAGCCACCTGCCCTCCGTTTGCATCTGGGTATACCGAGGTGCACTCACTCCCATGACACACAGGATCCGAACTAACAACTGGTCTCACTTGCTCTCTTGGCTCTGGGCTGGAGGGCCCGGCCCTGCACATGCTGGCTTCACAACTTTAAACCTCTCCGAGGTCTGGCTTTCAATTGTGCCGGGAACTCTGATTCACAGTGACTCTGCACCCCCACCCCGGAAAGTGTCCTGCCTAGCCTGCTTGAGAAGGCTGTGCGGGAGTTAAGGAGCACCCAGTCTCTCAGCCGTTCATGACCAAGCTGCTCGCCTGCCCGGGGTTTCCTGCCCCAGCGTCCCTCGCTTTCAGACTGTCGCCTGGCCCAGACCCCAAGTGCAGAGCAGAGTGGTGCGGGAGCCTTTCTCAGTGATTCCGCTCGCCCTCCTGGTTGTCTCACGTGTTGGCGCCTCCCACGGTGGACACCTCCCGGCGGGgccccagcagcagcagtggctccAGGCAGCGCGCGAATTCTGCGCGGTGGTCGCTGGCGATCTGGACCGGGGATTGAGTCATGAGCGGCTCTTCTAACCCGGTGTCTCCCGTCCCAATCCCCGACCGGGCGCCTGCGCACCTTGCTGCTCTGAGCCGGTCTTAGGCGATGCGGCCGCGTGACGATGCCTTGAAgtctctccatcagctcctgtcACAGGGAAAGAGCTCAGAACGAGGGGGTGTGGCAAGGAGGTGGCAGccagggtgggagagagaagtgGAGGACTTGAAGGCACTGGAGCTAGTCTAGCGGACGTTTGACCTCGTCTCCCTTAGAAGTGCCAACCCTCCTCTAGGACTGTCCAGAACCAGGCACGCCCACATCTGTAGGAGGGGAGGTGGAGCGCCCGCAGACAGACGCTGCAGTTTGGCGAAACAGAGGCTTATGAGGCTTATTATGCTCACTGCCCTTTTAAAAGGGATTCACCTGGTCTGAAAAAGGCTCATAGTGAAAgggaagagaagcccagagatcCCAAGTTAGCCTGCGGGCGAAATGAGACACGCAGCCTCTATGCAGGGCAGACTCTACAGTGAGGAAaggggcgggtgtgtgtgtgtggggggtggccTGCAGGAGTTGGAGACACTCACATAACCCAAATCCAGAAACTCAGCTTTGCTGGCCAAGCTGAGGAAGGAAGAGCAGATGACCAGGTGAAcctgtggagggggtgggggggtggggcagagggcaTGCTCAGTGTCTGGGCTGTGGGCTGTTTCCAGCCCTACACTCCCTCAACCTTACCTGTAGAGTGGGCAGCAAGGAGGCCAGGTGGGTCAGCTGTTCCTTGAAGGCTTTGTCCTTCTCTTCATattggctgggggaggggcaggctaGGCTCCATGGTCTCCAAGGAGGGGAAGCCTGCCCCACCTGGAGGATCTTGGAATCTACAGTCCTGTTtcttcacttgtgtgtgtgtgtgtgtgtgtgtgtgtgtgtgtgtgtgtgtgtgtgttacattgtgtgcctgtgtggcagGATGCATATGCTCATATATATCATGTATacatatggagaccagaggtcaacatcagttGTCTTCATTGATAACCTCCAAACTTGCTCTTTGAGACAACATTTCACTGAACTCGAAGATTACCCATTGGCTAGGCTGTCTGGTCAGTGAGCCTCAGGGGtcatcttgcctctgcctccctgggtgTGGGAGCATAGCTATGGCCACCTCATTGTTTTACTCTATGTAtgggaggtgtggctttggaTCCTTGCGTTTCTGTGGCTTTTACTGACtgaaccattttcttttttaattttaattttatttgtttgtttattggtttgtttgtttgtttgtttgttttttgagacagggtttctctgtgtagccctggctgtcctggaactcactctgtagaccaggctggcctcaaacctgagCCATTTTTTTAGCTcgggtttttgctttgttttgattgttgaaaaaaatgtctcctgtggcccaggctggttttgaactagCTGTGTAGcagaagctggctttgaactcctggtctGCCCACCTCTACCTTCCAAGAGCTACAATTATAGTGGGCTTCCAGCCGTGAGGTGTCTcccctgtttcttcttccttccttcactggGAACATGCAGCCCACTTTGGGTGGTAGCCACCTgtgcatctcacacacacacacccagctccTCTCCCCCCCGATGTGGAGTCGCCGCCAAGGTTCAGGCTCAGCGCTAGAGGTCAAGGGTGGGAGGCAGGGAGTTTTCTACTCACCTCTGCACAGTCTGCAGCAGCAGCGCTTTCCTCTCTGCCATTCTGtcctgggagagagagagcccaccACTGACCTGCAGAACTGGCTGGGCCATCCCCTACCTTAATGCCTTGGGGCATAGGCATGGGGCCAAAggccttcctccttcctgtgcGGCACTGCCTGAGAGCCTAGGTGCTTCCACTAAGTGTCACCTCTCTGGTGCAGAATTCTAACATTAGACTAGGATAGCCTCTGGAACTCTCCAGGCAACTGTCATTAATGCCTAAAAGGCAGTTTGACTTAACACCTGACGCTACACTGTAAACTCCATGAGGGTACCTGGGAAGTTCCTGATCCCACCCCTCACCTGCATGCTGCCAAAGAGTGCGTGGATGGCTGCCTCCTCCTCCGCGGCACTGTGCCTCACCTCCTCCACCATGGACTGTAGCAGCGCGATGGCCTCTTTCGTGGCTGTCTGCAGGGCTTTCACTGCCTGGGAACAGCAGGATCTCAACTCCACTCCCCGGGTTCTCACAACTCCCACCCCATCATCAGCTCCTTGGTTCCCCAGTTCTCACCAGCACCGCCTGCTCCAGCCGCTCGCAACCTTGCACATAAGCTGACTCCAGGTCCACACAGTGGGCCCGGCTCTCCCTGCCGGGAAGCAGCTAATAATATCCGTTCTATCCActccccacccattccctgcCTGCTCCCTCTACCCACCCCTGCATGTCCCGAAAGCAGCGGATGCACAGCAGCGACTTCTTGTCGGTGGAAAACATGATGTACGGCTCCGAATGCagcgctgggggtgggggtggggcgcagTGGTGAGAGCCCGGCGACAGGACTGTCTCGTCCCCAACCCTGATCAAGGTATGCCTCACTCACTACACTTCTGGATCACGTCGCGGCTGCGCTGGCCCAGGGCTACAATGTCATGGCGCGCGAACATGCGCGCACGGTGCGTCTCTTCGCGGCAGCGCGCGCACAGGGGCTGCCCGCAGGTATTGCAGAAGTATGTGGTCTCTGCGTCCTGGGGACCGAGAGCAAGCTCAGACCGCACTCTCTTCGGGCTAAAACTCAACTGAACCCAGTACTAGGACCACAGCCACCGTGTCGTTGAATGCATCGCTCCCAGCCCAGGCAAGGATCCGACTAAACCCAGCTCCTTCCTCCAGTCCCCAGTAGCGTACtctatcatttaaaaaattacatttatcgattcacatgtgtatgtgggtgagtGCCCAAGTGCCACACCATTCGACtgggttctgggagtcaaacGGAAGTCTTGAAGGCAGCAAGTGTCCCCACCTGCTGTGCCACCTCCATGATCCTCTTTACTGGACTCTGATATACCCAGATTAAGATGAGGGTGCTGGGGCTAGGccgatggctcagcagctaagagcaccggctgctcttccagaggactcacaaccgtctgtaacccATCCCAGAGGATCCCAGGTCCTCTTTTGACTTCTGAGGACACTGAAACACATgcttggtgcacagacatacatacaaaaatagtaagtaaaatataaacaaacaaacaaacaaaaactgagggCACGGGAACGAGGCAAGTGGGTGTAGGAAGGGCAGGAGGCTTAGAGAGGCAGTTCCCACTCCAccccccaaattaaaaaataaaaaataaaaggggggctggtgagatggctcagcaggtaagagtactgactgctctttcaaaggtcccgagttcaaatcctagcaatcacatggtggctcacaaccgcctgtaatgaaatgtgacgccctcttctggtatgtctaaaaaacggctacagtgtatttatgtttaaaaataaaaaaatctttgggctggggcgagcagggactgagcaagcaggctgactggagagagcagaagtcctaaattcaattcccaacaaccacatgaagactcacaaccatctacaatgtactcatatacataaaatagatacataaatcttaaaaaaataaaaattaaaatgaaaggaaaggaaagacagttCCCAGAGATGGGAGGTAGACACTGTAGTGTAAAGCCTTTTTGAGGACAGTGCACAAACAGCAGGCCCCTTTGGTACTCTCAGTAATGGACACGGTGTTGTACCCCTGCCCAGGCACTGAGCATTGGAGCCACAGGCAGGCCCACTTGGTCATCTTCCTTTCCCAGCTTGGCAAACTAGGTCAAATCGCAAGCCCTGGGCCCTGTCAGGCTCCCCAGCTCCAGAGTACCCCATCTCTACACAGGGACCAGCTGTGAATAGAGGGTACCACCCTCAGTGTCTGACAGCAAGGTGCATGGTGGTAGCATGACCCCATCTCTCCACTCAGATGGCTCCTCGGCCATCTAAAGTTAGCTCTTCCTAAGTTGAACGGCCTCGACTCCTGCTCCTATCTAGATGTTGGCTCaagtcatttttttcccctcGATCTTGCTCTCCCCACCAGTGTGAATGATGGGGGCATGGCTAGAGTCCAAGGGATCCCAGAGAGTGACTGGAAACTTCACTGATGGATCAGTGTTGTGCATTTTTAGGGCACATCTGGGCATGCTATAAGTGTTAGGGACCGTGAAATCTGGCACCCACCGTCTTCTGCTCCCTCACCTGCTGGCTGCACTCCAGGTCACAGTTGGCACAGCGCACGGCCTCCGAGCCATCCCCAGAGCTATCCACCAGGAACTGCAGCAGCCGGTCCACTGGCGGGAGGCCACTGGGACCCTTCACTAGggtctggtgcctgcagaaaggctgcagccaaGATCTGGACACCCTTGTAGGAATCTCTCCCCACTACCCTTCACATTCCAGGCAGGAGCTAAAAATAGCAGTATCAGAGTAGTGGGGTCTGATATAAACACAGCAGTCAGCTTGTCCTGAGGGCCCTACCCTGCCCAGTGACTGTGTAAGCCTGTCATATTATAATGGGAATGGCTACCCTGTGGACCTCTTACCTTACTGGGACATTCTGAGCACCCTCACCTCTCCTCCAGCCCTACCCTAGCCCCCTGACTCTGGGAAGCTTGTGATAAGGGTCACCTAACTGCTTCTATTAGCCTGACTAAGCTCTAGGGGGCTTAGGGTAATGATAATTCTGTTTATGATAACAGACTGTTCCCATCTCTTCTGCCTAGGCTCAGAACCTCACGGTCTAGACCTAGGCCCACCCCAGGACCAGGGCTAACTTCACcctctctgagtttggggcaCTTACTGGCACAGTGGACAGGACAGGCGGCCATCGGTGGCCCGGCCACGCAAGCAGCCAGTGCAGAAGTCGTGGAAACAGTCCAGCAGGCACGGGCGCTCGTACTGTCCGTGGCACAGCGGACACACAAGTGGATGGCCACTCGCAGCATCCAGGGCACTTAGGCCCTCCAGAGGCGCAAAAATTGCTCCAGACATTTATATGGAAGAACAAGACAAACAGGACAAAGGCTGAGATTCCTGGAACCCTGTTACGTCCCTCTTACCTGGCTCTCCTGGATAAGGCTTAGCCAATGGCTTTGGGATGCTAGAATGCGAAGCCCCTAGAGGCCCAGCAGGGACAACAATGGGAGTCCCTCTGCTCTGGCTCTGCGGGGGAGTGGTTAGCCAGCCCTAGAAGGTCAGGTTGCCAGACTGGGCAGTGCTTTCTCCCCTTCGTCACttctcccacctcctctcccttGCAATTCTCCGCCCTACGACGTCCTCTGGGTGACCAGGAGTGAGGATGGCGATCCTTCCTCAAAGTGTTGCTGCTCTGCAAAGCCAGGTCCAGGACCAAACTGGTGCTGATTCATAGTCTCGCTGCTCCACCGGCGCCCGGAAGCATCGAAAAACACGGTGCATGGTGAGGGTCCCAGACTACACTGAACCTCGCGTGAGACTGCAGTTCAAAGAGCGAGGATCCCCGGTCGGATCTTCAGCCAGTGGGACAATGCCTCCCTGGCTAAGCTGGAACTCTTCTAGCTAAGGACCTGAGACGGAACTGTGGGTCTTCACAGCTCCATTTCCTCCATGGCCGGCTGGGGGCCCCAGAGAGCAGCAGACGGTCCAAAATCTCTAGGGCTGCGATGAGGGTGCGCTTTGGTGTCCTAGGCCTGGCTAAACCGGGTGTGGTGTTCAGTCTAGTTACCGACCTCTTCAAGCTGGTCTCCAGGTGATGGGGTGAGACGTGTATGGATTAACACCTGTGAAAAGTCGGTGTTCACAGAGGTGTGTGTTTGAG
It includes:
- the Rnf207 gene encoding RING finger protein 207 isoform X5, with the protein product MERLQGIVTRPHRLRPAQSSKIASDHRAEFARCLEPLLLLGPRREVSTVGGANTLSGGSSPMVLKTPSCPSPVGKMSGSPVQKPSPHRFISTKVLLAEGEDTPFTEHCRHYEDSYRGLQVEVQNLKDQVQELHRDLTKHHSLIKAEIMGDILRRSLLLDTQIASEYASLEGRRAIFQEIWEDSYQRVATQQEIYEAQLRDLLQLRQENAYLTIVTKQITPYIRSIARVKERLEPRFQVPVDEHAEHGQNMYDETPGRTDPGCTTEKRDKASEPNGSSWSLSSLPEGPSLKNQDHLRPKLEAGDEGWRAGSGSKGACYQA
- the Rnf207 gene encoding RING finger protein 207 isoform X2 — its product is MSGAIFAPLEGLSALDAASGHPLVCPLCHGQYERPCLLDCFHDFCTGCLRGRATDGRLSCPLCQHQTLVKGPSGLPPVDRLLQFLVDSSGDGSEAVRCANCDLECSQQDAETTYFCNTCGQPLCARCREETHRARMFARHDIVALGQRSRDVIQKCTLHSEPYIMFSTDKKSLLCIRCFRDMQGESRAHCVDLESAYVQGCERLEQAVLAVKALQTATKEAIALLQSMVEEVRHSAAEEEAAIHALFGSMQDRMAERKALLLQTVQSQYEEKDKAFKEQLTHLASLLPTLQVHLVICSSFLSLASKAEFLDLGYELMERLQGIVTRPHRLRPAQSSKIASDHRAEFARCLEPLLLLGPRREVSTVGGANTLSGGSSPMVLKTPSCPSPVGKMSGSPVQKPSPHRFISTKVLLAEGEDTPFTEHCRHYEDSYRGLQVEVQNLKDQVQELHRDLTKHHSLIKAEIMGDILRRSLLLDTQIASEYASLEGRRAIFQEIWEDSYQRVATQQEIYEAQLRDLLQLRQENAYLTIVTKQITPYIRSIARVKERLEPRFQVPVDEHAEHGQNMYDETPGRSRMHH